The following are encoded in a window of Coregonus clupeaformis isolate EN_2021a chromosome 22, ASM2061545v1, whole genome shotgun sequence genomic DNA:
- the LOC123481621 gene encoding gastrula zinc finger protein XlCGF49.1-like, whose amino-acid sequence MRLERTETDSASDTPSCSYSCDSERLMAPQVNPLTGAAFSLPSIGSIDWNMDPATTQTHPGLRPPHTLLMLNQTSDNVSASTLNCYTSPLTNDSSRDRISKGGSAKEKRFPCSFCGKAFSFPKQVEVHQRMHTGEKPFGCHLCRASFSDSSNLKRHQRVHTGEKPYSCPQCEKRFSHQHQLKMHLKVHTGERPFACTHCGKRFSERSYLRIHQQKMHTAHV is encoded by the coding sequence ATGCGGTTGGAGAGAACAGAAACAGACTCGGCTAGCGATACTCCAtcctgctcctatagttgtgattcagagagactgatggcgcctcaggttaacccactaacaggtgctgccttcagcctgccttctataggatctatagactggaacatggaccctgcgacaacacagacacaccctGGCCTTCGACCTCCTCACACTCTCTTAATGTTAAATCAGACCTCAGACAATGTCAGTGCTTCAACACTAAATTGCTACACAAGCCCATTGACAAatgacagtagtagagacagaaTCAGTAAAGGTGGCAGCGCCAAAGAGAAGCGCTTCCCGTGTTCGTTCTGTGGGAAAGCCTTCAGTTTCCCCAAACAGGTGGAGGTCCACCAGAGGATGCACACGGGGGAGAAACCATTCGGCTGCCACCTTTGCCGGGCTAGTTTCTCGGACTCGTcaaacctgaagaggcaccagagggtccacacaggggagaaaccctacagctgcccccagtgtgagaagaggttctcccaccagcaccagctaaagatgcacctgaaggtccacacgggaGAGAGGCCGTTTGCCTGTACGCactgcgggaagaggttctctgagaggagctacctcaggatacaccagcagaaaatgcacacagcccatgtatag